Proteins from a genomic interval of Nitrospina gracilis Nb-211:
- the flhF gene encoding flagellar biosynthesis protein FlhF yields MRIKKILANSYPEALTRVKEELGEDALVLKTRSIKFGQEGGGQGASMVEITAAMEDASHSANVLTVAEEPEANAPASLGGGQTFLSSETGDRELRSLIYTLLSQTDRAKSMGLHSEQLHTYQHLVERGIEERLAAGVFEMLNRQSPETAVDMNRVAKHVGDAFRFAGPIQLDTIGPKIVALLGPTGSGKTTTTAKLAARFALLERKKVVLVSLDTFRLGALEQLQIYGDLMRVPVEMATDRNEFLQILNRHQDADLILIDTMGRNPRDEQYVSELKQIFSAAPNLETHLVQSATAQESVFEHSLKQFQPVGVDRIVLTKIDEGMQFGHVYNIAARHSVPFSYFTNGQRVPEDIEVAARDGVIRLIFG; encoded by the coding sequence ATGCGAATTAAAAAAATACTGGCGAACAGTTATCCCGAAGCGCTGACGCGCGTGAAAGAAGAACTGGGCGAGGACGCCCTGGTGCTCAAGACCCGTTCGATCAAGTTTGGCCAGGAAGGAGGGGGCCAGGGCGCCTCCATGGTGGAGATCACTGCCGCCATGGAGGACGCTTCGCATTCGGCCAATGTGCTGACGGTGGCGGAAGAACCGGAAGCCAACGCCCCTGCATCCCTTGGTGGAGGCCAGACGTTTTTGAGCTCGGAGACTGGAGACCGCGAACTGCGGTCCCTGATCTACACCCTGTTGTCGCAAACCGACCGGGCGAAATCCATGGGGCTCCATTCCGAACAGCTTCACACCTATCAGCATCTCGTCGAGCGCGGTATCGAGGAGCGTTTGGCGGCAGGCGTTTTTGAGATGCTGAACCGGCAATCCCCGGAAACGGCTGTGGACATGAACCGGGTGGCGAAGCACGTCGGCGATGCCTTCCGCTTTGCCGGACCGATTCAACTCGATACCATCGGGCCCAAAATCGTGGCGCTGTTGGGGCCGACCGGCTCCGGCAAGACCACCACCACGGCGAAGCTCGCCGCACGGTTCGCTTTGCTGGAACGCAAGAAGGTGGTGCTGGTGTCGCTCGATACGTTCCGTCTGGGCGCGTTGGAGCAGTTGCAGATTTACGGCGACCTCATGCGCGTGCCGGTGGAGATGGCTACGGACCGCAACGAGTTTCTTCAAATTCTCAATCGTCACCAGGATGCGGACCTGATCCTCATCGACACCATGGGACGCAACCCGCGCGACGAGCAGTATGTGAGCGAGTTGAAGCAGATTTTCAGCGCCGCGCCGAACCTGGAAACGCACCTGGTGCAGAGCGCCACCGCACAGGAAAGCGTGTTCGAGCATTCCCTGAAACAATTTCAACCGGTGGGTGTGGACCGCATTGTATTGACCAAGATAGACGAGGGCATGCAGTTCGGGCATGTGTATAACATCGCGGCGCGGCACTCCGTTCCATTTTCGTATTTTACAAATGGTCAGCGGGTGCCGGAGGATATTGAAGTGGCCGCGCGCGACGGGGTAATTCGTTTGATTTTTGGCTGA
- a CDS encoding L-threonylcarbamoyladenylate synthase → MANRLQVDPQFPQTLQAVITPIKRSLAEGGSIAFPTDTFYGLGVDPGNADAVEKIFTIKERPAGKPILILIDDRERLKDWTVEVPELAEKAMDAFWPGPLTLLFPARDDIPKALTAGTGKIGIRLPDSAIARQLVHDLGHPLTAPSANKSETDNPLNADDVNQSIGSAIDWIIDAGPAPGGAPSTVLDVTVSPPVIVREGAVSRADIEAALGTPLA, encoded by the coding sequence ATGGCGAATCGTCTTCAAGTTGACCCGCAGTTTCCGCAGACGCTTCAGGCGGTCATCACGCCCATCAAACGGTCACTGGCGGAGGGCGGCTCCATCGCGTTCCCGACCGACACGTTTTACGGGTTGGGCGTGGACCCCGGCAACGCCGACGCCGTGGAAAAGATTTTCACCATCAAGGAACGTCCAGCGGGCAAGCCCATCCTGATCCTCATCGACGACCGTGAACGGTTGAAAGACTGGACGGTAGAGGTGCCGGAGCTTGCGGAAAAAGCGATGGACGCGTTCTGGCCCGGGCCGTTGACGCTGCTGTTCCCGGCCCGCGACGACATTCCCAAAGCACTGACCGCGGGAACGGGCAAGATCGGCATTCGCCTGCCGGACTCGGCGATCGCGCGTCAACTGGTGCACGATCTGGGTCACCCCCTCACCGCGCCCAGCGCCAACAAAAGCGAGACGGACAACCCGCTCAACGCCGACGACGTGAACCAGTCGATCGGCAGTGCCATCGACTGGATCATCGATGCCGGCCCCGCCCCCGGCGGCGCGCCCTCGACCGTCCTGGACGTCACGGTATCGCCGCCGGTCATCGTGCGCGAAGGCGCCGTGTCCCGCGCCGATATCGAAGCCGCACTCGGCACGCCGTTGGCCTGA
- a CDS encoding FliA/WhiG family RNA polymerase sigma factor, translated as MAGKPQPAQEISISPENTEQIILEYSPMIKYVANRIAMRLPSHIEVDDLISVGVLGLIDAIEKYDPNRGAKFKTYAEFRVRGSILDELRNLDWVPRSVRQKASEMDALTNRLQGKFGRPPEDEEIAEEMGVSMEEFFTAMNETRSVPILSLEDLGINKETGEQQNLLDCLMGDVEADPQTQIRLNELKKIIAEAIDALPEKERLMISLYYYEELTMKEIGEVLSITESRVSQIHSKAVFRLRTKLKSILADEV; from the coding sequence ATGGCAGGTAAACCGCAACCGGCACAAGAGATTTCCATCTCTCCGGAGAATACGGAGCAGATCATTCTGGAGTATTCTCCGATGATCAAGTACGTGGCCAACCGGATCGCCATGCGGCTTCCTTCCCATATTGAGGTGGATGATCTCATCAGCGTCGGCGTCCTGGGTTTGATCGACGCCATCGAGAAGTACGACCCCAACCGCGGCGCAAAATTCAAAACCTATGCGGAGTTCCGCGTGCGCGGTTCCATACTCGACGAACTGCGCAATCTCGACTGGGTGCCGAGGTCGGTTCGACAGAAGGCGTCGGAGATGGACGCACTCACCAACCGTCTGCAGGGTAAATTCGGCCGGCCGCCGGAAGACGAAGAAATCGCCGAAGAGATGGGTGTCAGCATGGAAGAGTTCTTCACGGCGATGAACGAGACCCGCAGTGTTCCCATCCTCAGCCTTGAAGATTTGGGCATCAACAAGGAAACCGGGGAACAGCAGAACCTGCTCGATTGCCTGATGGGCGACGTGGAAGCCGACCCGCAAACCCAGATCCGCCTCAATGAACTGAAAAAAATCATCGCCGAAGCCATCGACGCCCTGCCGGAAAAAGAACGGCTTATGATCTCGCTCTATTATTATGAAGAACTGACGATGAAGGAAATCGGAGAGGTGCTCAGCATCACCGAGTCGCGCGTGTCACAGATTCATTCCAAAGCGGTCTTCCGGCTGAGGACCAAACTGAAATCCATCCTGGCTGACGAGGTGTGA
- the flhA gene encoding flagellar biosynthesis protein FlhA: MASRPREIGIALGMISVLVVMVIPIPTFLLDLLLSFSLTFSLVILLVSIFMISALDFSVFPSLLLMVTLVRLSLNVASTRIILLHGDEGPHAAGQVIESFGSFVVGGNYVVGAVIFIILVLINFIVITKGSVRTSEVAARFTLDAIPGKQMSIDADLNAGLITEEEARTRRRNLEREADFYGAMDGAIRFVRGDAVAGILITLINVIGGFAIGVFQQDMAVGEAARVYTLLTIGDGLVTQLPALVVSTAAGLVVTRATTERNLPAELIQQVVKNPAAFSISSFVLFFFGLIPGLPHIPFFFLAAATGYISYRLYQERLKQEAVERQRIEEVQSAPVPEKVESILPLDVMELEVGYELIPLVDANRNGELLDRIKSIRRQFALEMGFIVPPLHIRDNLQLKSSDYAVLIKGVEVVRGSVMMGRLLAMNPGQVEKEIEGVHTKEPTFGLPAVWIQARAKQEAQMAGYTVVDPATVITTHIKETIKRYSAELLGRQETQALIDKFKESNPKVIEELIPNLMNLGKVQKVLQNLLREQISIRDLRTILETLADYAPKVDDPDLLTEYVRQAMARPITKQYAGEGETLSVITFDRNIEDAIQQSIQRTELTSFLALDPTVAEQILRRLKDAVEAVLPMVETTPILLTSPAIRMHVRRLTERFIPDLVVLSHNEIMSTAQIKTLRVVTLNAN; the protein is encoded by the coding sequence ATGGCATCGCGCCCGAGAGAAATCGGCATCGCTCTCGGCATGATTTCCGTGCTGGTGGTGATGGTGATTCCCATCCCCACGTTCCTGCTTGACCTTCTGTTGTCGTTCAGCCTCACCTTTTCGCTGGTCATCCTGCTAGTCTCCATCTTCATGATTTCGGCGCTGGACTTTTCCGTGTTTCCATCGCTTCTCCTGATGGTCACGCTGGTCCGGCTGTCGCTCAATGTCGCTTCGACGCGCATCATTCTTCTGCACGGCGACGAAGGCCCGCACGCGGCGGGGCAGGTCATCGAGTCGTTCGGTTCGTTCGTGGTTGGTGGCAATTACGTCGTCGGCGCAGTCATCTTCATCATCCTCGTTCTCATCAATTTCATCGTCATCACCAAGGGTTCGGTGCGCACGTCGGAAGTGGCGGCCCGGTTCACGTTGGACGCCATCCCCGGTAAGCAGATGAGCATCGACGCGGACCTGAACGCGGGACTCATCACCGAAGAGGAGGCGCGCACCCGGCGGCGCAATCTCGAACGGGAAGCGGATTTTTACGGCGCGATGGACGGTGCCATCCGCTTCGTGCGGGGAGATGCGGTGGCGGGCATCCTCATCACGCTGATCAATGTCATCGGCGGATTCGCCATCGGTGTGTTTCAGCAGGACATGGCCGTTGGGGAAGCCGCACGGGTGTATACGCTGCTGACCATCGGCGACGGCCTGGTCACGCAATTGCCCGCGCTCGTCGTTTCCACCGCGGCGGGCCTGGTGGTGACGCGCGCCACGACGGAGCGCAACCTGCCCGCAGAGCTCATCCAGCAGGTGGTAAAAAATCCGGCGGCATTTTCCATTTCTTCCTTCGTGCTGTTCTTCTTCGGTCTCATTCCCGGTCTGCCGCACATTCCGTTCTTCTTTCTTGCGGCGGCGACGGGATACATCAGCTACCGTTTGTACCAGGAGAGGTTGAAGCAGGAGGCTGTGGAGCGCCAGCGCATCGAAGAAGTGCAGAGCGCACCGGTTCCGGAAAAGGTGGAATCCATTCTGCCGCTCGACGTGATGGAACTCGAGGTCGGTTACGAGTTGATTCCGCTGGTGGACGCCAACCGCAACGGCGAACTGCTCGACCGGATCAAGTCCATCCGCCGTCAGTTTGCGCTGGAGATGGGTTTTATCGTGCCACCTTTGCACATCCGTGACAACCTGCAACTCAAATCCAGCGATTACGCGGTGTTGATCAAGGGAGTCGAGGTGGTGCGCGGCTCGGTGATGATGGGCCGTTTGCTGGCGATGAATCCCGGACAGGTTGAAAAGGAAATCGAGGGGGTTCACACCAAGGAGCCGACGTTCGGTCTGCCCGCGGTTTGGATTCAGGCGCGCGCCAAGCAGGAGGCGCAGATGGCGGGCTACACCGTGGTCGACCCGGCGACGGTCATCACCACCCACATCAAGGAAACCATCAAGCGCTATTCGGCGGAACTGCTGGGCCGGCAGGAAACGCAGGCGCTCATCGACAAGTTCAAGGAATCCAATCCGAAGGTGATCGAGGAGCTGATCCCCAACCTGATGAATCTCGGCAAGGTGCAGAAGGTTCTGCAGAACCTTCTGCGCGAGCAGATTTCCATCCGCGACCTGCGCACCATTCTGGAAACCCTTGCGGATTACGCGCCGAAGGTGGACGATCCGGATTTGCTTACCGAATACGTGCGCCAGGCGATGGCGCGGCCGATCACCAAGCAGTACGCGGGCGAAGGCGAAACGCTATCGGTCATCACCTTCGACCGCAACATCGAAGACGCGATCCAGCAGTCGATCCAGCGCACGGAGTTGACATCCTTTCTCGCGCTGGACCCGACGGTGGCGGAACAGATTTTGAGACGACTCAAAGATGCCGTGGAGGCGGTGCTGCCTATGGTTGAAACGACGCCCATTTTGTTGACCTCCCCCGCCATCCGCATGCACGTGCGACGGTTGACGGAACGGTTCATCCCGGACCTCGTGGTGCTGTCGCACAATGAGATCATGTCCACGGCGCAAATCAAAACCCTGAGAGTGGTGACGCTCAATGCGAATTAA
- a CDS encoding DoxX family protein codes for MKLIPKIPFSYPEIALLVLRVSVGTVFVYHGSLKLFGPGGVNGFANVLGQLGVPSPLINAWLATLAEFLGGMALIFGVYARWAALPLIFVMLVAILTVTGSKGFDIQNNGYEYNFILIAALAAIFLTRSEKWHIKQ; via the coding sequence ATGAAACTCATCCCCAAGATTCCTTTTTCGTATCCGGAAATTGCATTGCTGGTGTTGCGCGTTTCGGTAGGCACCGTGTTTGTGTATCACGGTTCGCTGAAGTTGTTCGGGCCGGGAGGCGTGAACGGGTTTGCCAACGTTTTGGGGCAACTGGGTGTGCCCTCGCCGCTCATCAACGCCTGGCTGGCCACGCTCGCCGAGTTTCTGGGAGGAATGGCGTTGATCTTCGGTGTGTACGCGCGGTGGGCAGCCCTGCCTTTGATCTTCGTCATGCTGGTTGCCATCCTCACCGTTACCGGGTCGAAGGGGTTCGACATTCAGAATAACGGTTATGAGTACAACTTCATCCTCATCGCGGCGCTCGCCGCCATCTTTCTCACCCGTTCGGAGAAATGGCACATCAAGCAGTGA
- a CDS encoding MinD/ParA family protein — MQNDSNKLPPKVLAISSGKGGVGKTNVVANVACALSRKGKKVLIFDADMGLNNIDILLGLASPFHIGHVFAGEKKIEDVLVDGPRGIKVLPASNGWQELTLLDSEKKLLLMEELDRISGDFDFLLFDTGAGISSNVTYFCSAAHDILLVATTEPTSHTDVYALMKVLFQQHRQKRFRLIVNAVKNEREALGVYKRLSSVLDRFLGGVTLEYMGYIVHDVNVSKAVRQQRPFVDLYPHSKVSQCIDLVTQRILMERDRFSPDSDRPFAWRSVLQI, encoded by the coding sequence ATGCAAAACGATTCCAACAAACTCCCTCCCAAAGTTCTCGCCATCAGCAGCGGAAAGGGCGGCGTCGGAAAAACCAACGTGGTGGCCAATGTGGCGTGCGCGCTGTCGCGTAAAGGCAAAAAGGTGTTGATCTTCGACGCGGATATGGGGCTGAACAACATCGACATTCTGCTCGGACTTGCGTCGCCGTTTCACATCGGCCACGTGTTTGCCGGCGAGAAGAAAATCGAGGACGTGCTGGTGGACGGGCCGCGCGGCATCAAGGTGCTTCCGGCGAGCAACGGCTGGCAGGAGTTGACCCTGTTGGACTCGGAAAAGAAACTGCTGTTGATGGAAGAACTCGACCGCATCAGCGGCGATTTTGATTTTCTTCTGTTCGACACCGGCGCGGGCATATCTTCCAACGTGACGTATTTCTGCAGTGCGGCGCACGATATTTTGCTGGTCGCCACCACGGAACCGACTTCGCATACGGACGTGTATGCACTGATGAAAGTGCTGTTTCAGCAACACCGGCAGAAACGCTTCCGTCTCATCGTCAACGCGGTTAAAAACGAGCGCGAGGCGTTGGGAGTATACAAGCGTCTGTCTTCCGTGCTGGACCGGTTCCTGGGTGGCGTGACCCTGGAATACATGGGATACATTGTGCACGATGTCAATGTATCCAAGGCGGTGCGCCAGCAGAGACCGTTTGTGGACCTGTACCCGCATTCCAAGGTCAGTCAGTGCATCGACCTGGTAACGCAACGGATTCTCATGGAGCGCGACAGGTTTTCTCCTGACTCCGATCGGCCCTTTGCGTGGAGGAGTGTACTGCAGATATGA
- the fliQ gene encoding flagellar biosynthesis protein FliQ: protein MTEQFIIDFGMNSIKTTLLLSAPMLGFGLLTGLVVSIFQAVTSIQELTLTFIPKILAVFLAMFLFFPWLLQIIIGFTENILANFPSLIG from the coding sequence ATGACCGAACAGTTCATCATCGATTTCGGAATGAATTCCATCAAGACGACGCTCCTGCTCTCCGCGCCGATGCTGGGTTTCGGTCTGCTCACGGGCCTTGTGGTTTCCATCTTTCAGGCGGTGACTTCGATTCAGGAACTCACGCTGACCTTCATACCCAAAATCCTCGCGGTGTTCCTGGCGATGTTTCTGTTTTTTCCCTGGCTTTTGCAGATCATCATCGGTTTCACCGAAAACATCCTTGCTAACTTTCCGTCTCTGATCGGCTGA
- the fliR gene encoding flagellar biosynthetic protein FliR yields MDLFNLSYADFERFLFVLFRVGAFIVFVPFFGSPQFPARLKTGLILLLSVSLYPLIPEGAIAQPKGLLGLSVMLFSEMLVGFSIAYVMRMIFTAVQIAGTLVDFQMGFGVVNVIDPQTQSQVSITAQFQNIFAMFLFLALNGHHLTIHALLESFEMINPEQFAFSASTAEFILQVFTATFVVAIKIAAPVMVILFFISVGLGLVARTVPQMNVFIVAFPLQIGVGLLMVGLTFSFFTVLFKKQIAELPFWVLGLMQTY; encoded by the coding sequence ATGGACCTGTTCAATCTGTCTTACGCGGATTTCGAACGGTTCCTGTTTGTCCTGTTCCGGGTGGGGGCGTTCATCGTTTTCGTTCCCTTCTTTGGAAGCCCGCAGTTTCCCGCCCGGCTGAAGACCGGCCTCATCCTGCTTCTCAGCGTCAGCCTGTATCCGCTAATTCCGGAAGGCGCCATCGCCCAGCCGAAAGGGCTTCTCGGCCTGTCGGTCATGCTGTTCTCGGAGATGCTGGTCGGGTTCTCCATCGCCTATGTCATGCGTATGATCTTCACGGCGGTGCAGATTGCGGGAACGCTTGTGGATTTCCAGATGGGGTTCGGCGTGGTCAACGTCATCGATCCGCAAACGCAGTCGCAGGTATCCATCACCGCGCAGTTCCAGAACATCTTTGCGATGTTCCTGTTCCTCGCGCTCAACGGGCATCACCTGACCATCCACGCCCTGCTGGAAAGCTTCGAGATGATCAACCCCGAGCAGTTTGCGTTTTCCGCATCGACGGCAGAATTTATTTTGCAGGTATTTACCGCGACGTTTGTGGTGGCGATCAAGATCGCCGCGCCGGTGATGGTGATCCTGTTTTTCATCAGCGTCGGCCTGGGGCTGGTTGCGCGCACGGTGCCGCAGATGAACGTGTTCATCGTCGCGTTTCCTTTGCAGATCGGGGTGGGGCTCCTCATGGTCGGCCTCACGTTTTCGTTTTTCACCGTTCTGTTCAAAAAGCAGATTGCCGAATTGCCATTCTGGGTGCTGGGCCTCATGCAGACTTATTGA
- the acpS gene encoding holo-ACP synthase, translating to MIHGTGVDIIQISRIQKSMEKHAERFEQRVFTPREIEYCRSRPEPFKHFAARFAAKEAILKSIGTGMAGGITWRDLEILNHESGQPALNITGKCREICDALKLKDIHISMSHDNMYAIAQAVAETA from the coding sequence ATGATCCACGGTACAGGTGTTGACATCATTCAGATTTCCCGGATTCAAAAATCCATGGAAAAACATGCGGAACGGTTCGAACAGCGTGTGTTCACACCGCGCGAGATCGAATACTGCCGCTCCCGCCCGGAACCGTTCAAGCATTTTGCCGCGCGGTTTGCCGCCAAGGAGGCAATCCTGAAATCGATCGGCACGGGGATGGCCGGGGGCATCACTTGGCGCGACCTGGAAATCCTGAACCATGAATCGGGGCAACCCGCGCTGAACATCACCGGCAAGTGCCGCGAGATTTGCGATGCCCTCAAGTTGAAGGACATCCACATATCGATGTCCCACGACAACATGTACGCCATCGCGCAGGCCGTTGCGGAAACGGCCTGA
- a CDS encoding lysophospholipid acyltransferase family protein — MSSRNTLSRRIRYRIEYALFRPVAGIIMSLSPTTLYRLSGLIAGLLFCVSRKRRRIARINLDIAFGDSKSPDEKDRIIKASMRQMILSALQCIWVSRDTENRVHQLIGMEVEGREYLDQCENGNVGFLVLMAHYGNWEILGLYHGFLNTTQHYAVARRLDNPYLEKFFMDMRLTSGNRILHKDTSLIRIVRAIKEKSSITVLMDQNGGDHALFVDFFGKKAATARSLAALSYSTGAPILPIFSIPIGKGRYKIVYKPPLKLEKTDDKEADIFRWTEQCEKVLEEIIRDYPEPWMWFHRRWKSRPPEERHLPVY, encoded by the coding sequence TTGAGTTCCCGTAACACACTTTCCAGAAGAATCCGCTACCGCATCGAATACGCCCTGTTTCGTCCCGTGGCGGGCATCATCATGAGCCTTTCTCCCACCACGCTGTACCGGTTGTCGGGATTGATTGCAGGGCTCTTGTTCTGCGTGTCTCGCAAGCGTCGGCGCATCGCGCGCATCAATCTCGACATCGCCTTCGGCGACAGCAAGTCCCCGGACGAAAAGGACCGTATTATCAAAGCCTCCATGCGGCAGATGATCTTGTCCGCCCTGCAATGCATTTGGGTCAGCCGCGACACAGAAAACCGCGTGCATCAATTGATCGGCATGGAAGTGGAAGGCCGTGAATACCTGGACCAGTGCGAAAACGGAAATGTCGGGTTTCTCGTGCTGATGGCACACTACGGCAATTGGGAAATCCTCGGCCTGTACCACGGATTCCTGAACACCACCCAACACTACGCCGTGGCCAGGCGGCTGGACAACCCTTACCTGGAAAAGTTCTTCATGGACATGCGGCTGACTTCAGGCAACCGCATCCTGCACAAGGACACGTCGCTCATCCGCATCGTGCGCGCAATCAAGGAAAAAAGCAGCATCACGGTGCTGATGGACCAGAACGGCGGGGATCACGCGTTGTTTGTCGATTTTTTCGGGAAGAAAGCGGCAACGGCGCGGTCGTTAGCCGCACTCAGTTACAGCACTGGTGCGCCCATCCTGCCCATCTTCAGCATTCCTATCGGCAAAGGACGCTACAAGATTGTGTACAAGCCGCCGTTGAAGCTGGAAAAAACGGATGACAAGGAAGCGGACATTTTCCGCTGGACCGAGCAGTGCGAAAAAGTGTTGGAAGAGATCATCCGCGACTATCCGGAACCGTGGATGTGGTTCCACAGAAGATGGAAGTCGCGCCCGCCGGAAGAACGGCACCTGCCCGTTTACTGA
- the fliP gene encoding flagellar type III secretion system pore protein FliP (The bacterial flagellar biogenesis protein FliP forms a type III secretion system (T3SS)-type pore required for flagellar assembly.) has product MRKLLLTFIGVLALTAFFAAGPVSDAEAIPMPSIQVGVEDTEEPEAMSTALQILALLTILTLAPSILILMTSFSRIVIVLSFLRQAMGTQQTPPTQVLVGLALFLTFFVMSPVLTQINSEALQPYLSEQITQTEALARAQAPIKGFMLRQTRNKDLDLFLNISQDERPDTAEEVSMAVVVPAFVISELKTAFQIGFLIYIPFLILDMVVASILLSMGMMMLPPVLISLPFKLMLFVMVDGWHLTVGSLVKSFF; this is encoded by the coding sequence ATGCGCAAACTTTTGCTCACATTCATCGGCGTGCTGGCCCTCACCGCATTCTTCGCGGCAGGCCCGGTGTCGGACGCAGAGGCGATCCCCATGCCCAGCATCCAGGTGGGCGTGGAGGACACGGAAGAACCGGAAGCGATGTCCACCGCTCTCCAGATTCTGGCCCTGCTCACCATCCTCACGCTGGCGCCTTCGATCCTCATCCTCATGACGTCGTTTTCCCGCATTGTCATCGTGTTGTCGTTTCTTCGTCAGGCGATGGGCACCCAGCAGACGCCGCCGACGCAGGTATTGGTTGGCCTGGCGCTCTTTCTGACGTTTTTTGTGATGAGCCCGGTGCTGACGCAGATCAACAGCGAAGCGTTACAACCGTATCTGAGTGAGCAAATAACGCAAACCGAAGCGCTGGCGCGGGCGCAGGCGCCGATCAAGGGATTCATGTTGCGCCAGACGCGCAACAAGGATCTCGACCTGTTTCTCAATATCTCGCAGGACGAACGCCCCGACACGGCGGAAGAGGTGAGCATGGCCGTAGTGGTGCCGGCGTTCGTCATCAGCGAATTGAAAACCGCGTTTCAGATCGGATTCCTCATCTACATCCCGTTTCTCATTCTCGACATGGTGGTGGCCAGCATCCTGCTTTCCATGGGCATGATGATGTTGCCGCCGGTGTTGATTTCGCTTCCATTCAAACTGATGTTGTTTGTCATGGTGGACGGCTGGCACCTGACGGTGGGATCGCTGGTTAAAAGTTTTTTCTAA
- the flhB gene encoding flagellar biosynthesis protein FlhB — MDEENKDQKTEEPSAKRIQDAQERGNFAHSRELTSAFILMMAILAFTLGGSFVTKKMMATWHNLISQAHTVEPTIPAMRELLAWIVQNVLTILSPILLSIMVGGIVINLMQTGGLKFSGHPLIPKFNKLNPISGTQRMFSMVALMELFKSLFKVTLISLIAFFTIKSHFSEIPAMTDFGVGQILTFMGRVGLEIMIQVLLALIVLAFIDYLFQRFTYMKNLRMTKQEVKDERKDTEGSPQVKQRIRSVQLEMMRRRMMAAVPEADVVVTNPTHYSIAIKYDRNRHDAPVVVAKGMGPVALRIREIARENDVPLVEDKPLARLLYKTVDIGQYIPAELYRAVAEILAYVYRLKGIKMV, encoded by the coding sequence ATGGACGAAGAGAATAAAGATCAGAAAACAGAAGAGCCCTCAGCGAAACGAATCCAGGACGCACAGGAGCGGGGCAACTTCGCGCACAGCCGGGAGTTGACTTCCGCCTTCATCCTCATGATGGCGATTCTCGCGTTCACTCTCGGCGGTTCCTTCGTCACCAAGAAAATGATGGCCACCTGGCACAACCTCATCAGCCAGGCGCACACGGTGGAGCCGACCATCCCCGCCATGCGGGAGTTGCTCGCGTGGATCGTGCAGAACGTGCTCACCATTTTGAGTCCCATTCTGCTTTCCATCATGGTGGGCGGCATTGTCATCAACCTCATGCAGACGGGCGGACTCAAATTCTCCGGCCATCCGCTGATTCCCAAGTTCAACAAGCTGAATCCCATCAGTGGCACCCAGCGCATGTTCTCCATGGTGGCGTTGATGGAACTGTTCAAGTCGCTGTTCAAAGTCACGCTCATCTCGCTCATCGCGTTTTTCACGATCAAAAGTCATTTTTCGGAAATCCCGGCGATGACAGACTTCGGTGTCGGGCAGATATTGACTTTCATGGGCCGTGTCGGGCTGGAGATCATGATCCAGGTTTTGCTGGCGCTCATCGTGCTGGCGTTCATCGACTACCTGTTCCAGCGCTTCACCTACATGAAGAACCTGCGCATGACCAAGCAGGAGGTGAAGGATGAGCGCAAGGACACGGAGGGCAGTCCGCAGGTCAAGCAACGCATCCGCAGTGTGCAGTTGGAGATGATGCGCCGCCGCATGATGGCCGCCGTGCCGGAAGCGGACGTGGTGGTCACCAACCCGACTCACTACTCCATTGCCATCAAATATGACCGCAACCGCCACGATGCGCCGGTGGTGGTGGCCAAGGGCATGGGGCCGGTGGCGCTTCGCATCCGCGAGATCGCCCGCGAAAACGACGTGCCGCTGGTGGAGGATAAACCGCTGGCGCGCCTGTTGTACAAGACCGTGGACATCGGCCAGTACATCCCAGCGGAGCTTTACCGCGCCGTGGCGGAAATTCTGGCATACGTGTACCGGTTGAAGGGAATCAAAATGGTATAG